The following nucleotide sequence is from Xiphophorus maculatus strain JP 163 A chromosome 22, X_maculatus-5.0-male, whole genome shotgun sequence.
TGCTTTCAGCTGATCCTGTTCCTGCTGAGAAATGAACCAGCGGAAAGTCAAGAGGAGCAGGTTTTAGTCCAGGATGTCTCTGTACGCTGTTGTATTCATTTTTCCCTCTATTTTGACTAGTCTGCCATCCTCTTCTGTTGCAAAACATCCCCCTAACATGACACTGCCTCCACCGTGCTTCACTGTAGGGATAGTATTGGTCTAGTGATGAGCCATGACTGGTTTCCTGCCAACTGGAAGCAGagttcccccccccccaggaAACTTGGTGGTGGGGCGCCGAGGCAGTCCACTgggtttttgtattaaaagatgttaatcTGTCAGGAAATGTAACAGTTTTACTGGGTAATTATGTTACTGGAAAGCATTGCCGACAGTACCTAGACCCACAACTATACACACAAATAAAAggattaaacaaatttaaatataaattatttgcacttcttttAAGTCCAAATTAAGTCATCAGTTACAGGATctaaaaacacaatgcaatgcCTATCACATTTACAACCGGCCCGTAGGATAAATGAATTAAACAGCTGCCTAGCAATGctaacattttaatacagatCACCCACATAGAAATTGAACATTTGTTTGAGGATATaaatgctgataaaaaaaaatctgatttaatggtttcagcatagataaatgaaaagatttaaaattgtttaatatcTAAATGGAAAATCTTAAGGCGCTGACAAGTTCACCCTGTAAAAGGTCAAAGAACAATCTCCAAAGTTAGTTTAGTTACCGCAGCTACAATcagatgctgtgagtttaaccTTTAAGTCTGAGCTCTGTTTGCTTACAGCAAGCCGAGGTGAGTGGTGGAAGTTCGTCCTCAGAGAGAGCTGAAGTGAGCTGCGGGTAATGAGGACGACGGCTGAAACGAGAAGACCCGGGTACTCTGACCCACCAGAGCACCTGTGGAGGCGTCCGGCCAGCCCACCGGAGGAGCTGTGAGGAAGAGGTGAGCGATGAAGCAGAGGCGCCTGGAGCTGACGGTGGGTGACCTTGAACCGAGGTGGACTGCAGTCGAGGTGGAGGTGGACCTGACAAGAATACAATCCAAGAACACAAGTCGATTGATCCATAAACTTAGGAATATAATTgtacaaaaaggcaaaaacatttttttttaaaaatcatcatttgTAAATAGCTTTGTAAATTGACTCAGGTAATCTTTATAGGATGCTACCATTGGTTTTAGGGTCACtgagagaaccagaaccagatctcAAAGCAACgtacaacaacacagcaacGACCCATATTGATCGAGAATCTAACCTTCAATCAGATCACACTGTATCACCGTCATCATGTGGAGACGATGCAAAGCAACTGTAATGTTTCCCCTAACAGGAATAAAGTTGCCGTTGACTAGTTTCCGCTGCTGATGTTGATCTGAGACTGCACTTATTAAACAGACCAGATGAGAAGGTTGCCATGGGGATATTGAGATCAATGAACTCTACTCTGGGAGACCTGCCACTGGTCTGATCCTGAACACAGTGGAGTGTGAGTGCCACACACACTGCTCTGGTGATTCTGCCAAAGGCCTGATCGCTGTCACCAGAGCGCCCACTGGTGTTTGACAGGGGAAGGACGACTCTGCGCGGTCAGCGCGTTAGATTTCCTCCGCCTTTTTTGACTTGTTGGAAACTAGAGCCACAGCCGGGGCGATTACAGCCGATAACAAATGTCACTGTGCTTGTTTAGCCGACCTGGGTGTTCTGGTGAGCCTTCAGATCAGCCGTCACTCCTCTCCTGCCTGAACGTGCAGTGTGACGTAATTATGCCAGGATGGAAAAGGTTCGTCCTGTTATCCCCATTCGTCACTCTGGACGAGGTATTGTTTATTGGGCGAGAGTTTCTCTGTCTGCTGAAGCCGGGCTGGGTCGAAATCAATCAGTCCTAAAAACCACAATGATCCGTTACCTTTGGGTAATTAAGGATTAATTAACGATAATGAATGTGTGCGATTCTTCTGGGTTAGAGCAGAACTAATTTGTAATCATTCGGGGCTTCCAAGTGATTTCTGCAGACTTTGAAGTGCGAGCGagccattcattcattcattcattcattcattaatttatttattgcatggCGGTGAGGGGTGGGGTCAATAACGCTAATCGCCTGTAATCCTTTCAAGGTCTCTCGCTTTGAGGTGCCAATACACAAGCTGACCATATTCAGGACCGCGCAACcctggaggaagaagaagaagaagaagaagaagaagagaagtgTGGGGGTGCGGGAGacaggtggtggtggtggtggtgggggggggggtggtcGACAGTTTGCGGGGTCATGAAAACCACCTTTGCCTCTTAATGTCAATTGATGCTTCCAGAACCGGGCACACCCTCATTAAGACCAGACCCTGGGTCGTGTTGGACCGGAGCAGGCCGGGTTCCTCCTCGCTTCTTTCTGCTCCGGACAGCTCCCCAGGTAAAGGGGGAGATGACAAAGGGTGGTggaggggagagagaggaggggatTGAAGAGAGAGGACGGGGGTAGATCAGGGTATCCgcttttgttttgcaggaaagaaaaaaaaaaaaaagggggcttGTTCTTAGCGGAGCCTCCTGGGTGTGTGAGCGCGGTGTGGGATGGGAGCAGAGACAGGAAACGCGGAGCTTCCAGCCTTCAGTCCTGCCACagagcgcagcagcagcagcagcagcagcagcagcagcagcagcagcagcagcagcagcagcagcagcagcagcagcagcagcagcagcagcagcagcaggggaaGCATCCAATCACAGCGGCAACACTGATGAGACGGAGCTCGGTCGCCTCACACTCACCTGAAGGCCGCAGATGAGGACGCGGTCCTGGAGGAGCTCCGCGGCGCTTCATCcaaaacttcttcttcttttttcttctgcaagTGCACTTAGACTTTCTTCAGCCGTGACTCAAGTCATCGGTTTTACTCTCAtcggtgattttttttttttttttttttaatcgttaTAATTTTCTCTCTTAATTTGctggggggagaaaaaaaatgcaatgggCGAGCGTGAGCCGCGCCGTCAGTACCGCTGACCTTTGGAGGATTTCTCTGTAATCTGTTGGACTTGTCGACTCGACTGGAAGCTTTGGATGAGCTTTGACTTCTGCGAGCCCAAAACGGACACctgccagtaaaaaaaaaaaaaaaaaaaaaaccccggaGGGTTTGTCCAACTTCATCattccatctatccatccatccatctatccatcatgGGGGCCGTGCCATCCAGACTCGGCTATCTGTGAGAGCTTCCCTCCGTCTCTCCTGTCTCCGCTGAAACGTCGCATGCCTGAGTGAAATAACCAACTCTCCGCTTTCTTCTTTGTAGATTTCTGCACCTGTTTGTGTTCTGCTTCTATGCCCAGGTatgtatctttaaaaaaaaaaaaatttagattttttaaaattttatttatttatttatttatttatttgtttatttatgtatttatttattgcaagaGCCATTCAAATATAATGCAGCATTGGTGCACCGTAACATTATGTGATGAAACACTATCTGATGGCTCCCACGGCGGACAGCGGGGCTCACTCCGGCCCTGGCAGACGCTCGGCGGCCCGTCGGGCAGGAGGAAATGATTtagtgagaaaagaaaaaaaaaacaaaaaaaaaaaaaaaaaaaaaaaaatggcatcaGGTAGTTTGCGGCTTTATCCTGAATTTGGATGATAAATTCATACTTATAGGCCTAGTAAGCCGATTCAGTGCGTTTTCACGCGAATAATCCAACATTgattcaacaaaatgtttttctctctcttactctgtgtgtgtgtgtgtgtgtgtgtgtgtgtgtgtgtgtgtgtgtgtgtgtgtgtgtgtgtgtgtgtgtgtgtgtgtgtgtgtgtgtctgcgtgtgtgtgtgtgtgtacaccgAGGCGGACATTCTCCTTACGCACAACCTGTAATCACAAAGTCCGTCCCTTTGGACGCGGTCACCGTCATCTGGCGGACTCTCTTCTCTAAGTTGTCATAGCAGCTtgtcaaaagcaaaaaaaaaaaaaaagaaaaaaagaaagaaagacaaagaaaacaagtttttttttctcattacatATAACATTTCGTTGAAAAATGCTGAAAGTCCTGATTCTAATCGTACATAATTGGATCTGTTAAAATTCCTAGAATGTTTTTCaacaatttttctgttttgtgcgtgtgtgtggttttttaatgttttgttttgttttcataaatcaaATACTAAAATGGCCTAGGAAGcaattgcataaaaaaaaaaaagcaagcacTGATAATTGTGATGCCGTCTTAATTTCTGACAGGTAACCAATCAGTCCCCGCCTAATTTCACGCAGCATGTAAGCGAGCAGAGCAAGGTGACGGACCGGGTGAGCCGCAGGCTGATCCGGATCTACCAGCTGTACAGCCGGACCAGCGGCAAGCATGTGCAGGTCCTGCCCAACAAGAAGATCAATGCCATGGCCGAAGATGGAGATGCGCACGGTATGACTATtggtttttgtcacattatatatatatatatatatatatatatatatatatatatatatatatatatatatatatatatatatatatatatatatatatatatattgtattcatttgcagaaaatgtaaaattgtcaaAATAGCAAGAAAAGATGCTGtactttcagacctcaaataatgcaaagaaattttagatttgaaacaacaatactaatgttttaactcaggaagagttcagaaatcaatatttggtgaaaTAACCATGAGATTTTCCAGTGGGGTCCAGTGCAGTGGTTtcttattactttttttttttctcccagagCTGTATATGGATTTGTGTACTTTCAGCCAGTAACGTGTGCATGAAAGAACTGAGAAGCCTTCTGATAGCTTTTTGaatcaaagtttattttggGTTCATCATTCAATAACCTAAAGGTACAAAAGCCATTAGCGACCCAAGTGGAGGGAGACGTTCTGACGTATGCCCCGCAGGTTATCTTTGGTGCTAGAAGGTTGTCTGCAGAGATTCTATATGTCTGGAAGAGCCATTAGATGTTCTGCCTCCTGAACATTTCCTGCATAGCTTATCTTCCCTCTCCACCCCCACCTTTCACACTCACTTCTTGAAGCAGGCCGGGCAGTGTCGTTGCACGCTGAAATCCGCGTGGCTAAAGAAATGCAGAGGTTAGCAGCGTGCTTGGTGTTGCTTTTAATTCAGAGGTCTCTGTACAGACCTATCTGCTTGCCGGATGTGTTAAGCAGCAGGAAGTGTGATGGAGACGTTATCTCcaacattttggttttgttggtcAATACTGTGCTCTGCTCTAACTGCTGCTTCTGACCTCAGCTGGAACTCGTATTTAAGTGGGTCGGCCATGACAGTCCTCACTTTGGTCTCTAGCTAACGGTTTCATCTAAAGTCTCGGAGTAGGTGTGATCTGTGAAACATCTGGAAAAGCAAGCTGTAGATATATACGGAGTAACGTGGAACCGAGACAGAATACAAGAAGTTGCTTTTCGTTCCAAAAAGTCTTGACTCCGTGCCTGTTAGAATCCTGTCATGCTATGGAGATAAATGCGAAGGTTTATGAGTGAGGGAGGCGATTGCGGGGATTCTGAGCGACTCCTAGAATTGTCTCTTCAGCTTTCAAAGAATCAACAGGCACATGGTTTTATCATTCTGTGGGAATTTCAGCTTGCATAAATCTCCAGGAATGCTCCCATAGGTTTTACCCaatgtatgcgtgtgtgtgtgtgtgtgtgtgtgtgtgcgtgtgtgtgtgtgtgtgtgcgcgtgcgtgtgttTGGGTATGTTTGTGTAGATCTTGAAATCCTCTCAAGCGGTCGTTGTCGTTCATGCacgtttttctttcttacagcATAGGACTCACTGATTTGTAATATGTTGAATTTTTCGGAGGAAATTCAAAGTGGGCTTGCTGAAACCTCCGATGCTTTGCTTTCTGAACAAACTCATCTTTCTCGTCTCCCTCAGCGAAGCTCATCGTAGAGACCGACACGTTTGGAAGTCGAGTTCGCATCAAGGGAGCTGAGACGGGCCTCTACATCTGCATGAACAGGAAGGGGAAGCTCATTGGCAAGGTGAGGACAAAGGCCGGCCACCCGGCAGACCCCTGAATGTTTAGGTGAGAGTCCATGTTGAACTGTTTGGACTAGAGAAATGACAACGGTTAGGGTTGCCTTGGGCAGGATAACCTGAGTGAACAGGGTTAACGTGTCACTATGGTGAACTGCTGAAGATCCAAGAAACAAGTAACAGGTATACTGTTAGACGATGGCCTGCAGAAggcagtgtgttttattttaatttacccCCTCCTTTGGTCTTGTTGTAATAGGGGTCactcctttttttatttgtgtcaacTACCCCCCTGTCCTTAAGAGGTTTCTTTCAATTAGAAGAAACATGACAGGCCTTTGAGGggtattataaataaaatgtattatttttataattctaATAAGTTTTAgtccaaaagcagaaacaatgaACACACTATACTTTTATGTCAATGCGTTCACCCGGCGGATCCCTAATGAAAGCACCGAGAGGCAAATGTGGAACAGACTCAGGCTGCAGTTCAAGCATTCAAAGTGTCCATATTGGAGTTTAGTTTGGGATCGGCACACGATGCTCTGTTGGTGTGTGTCAGAAGCTGAGATTTATGCCAGCGCCCTACTCTCACTGCGACGGGCTAATAAACAGATTCCCCCACCTTTTCCCACTCACCCTCCACCCACCCAGCACCCTGCCTCAAACACCATCTGCCCCAAGCTTCCATCCCAGTCAAAATAGACTCCGGGcttggtgtgtgtgcgtttgcgggggtgcgtgcgtgtgtgtgcatgcacgCATGAGCAAGAGACACAGAGAATGAGCATGCGGTTTGGGACGGATGTATGTTTGTGGGTTCATCTTGGCTATTTTTAAAGCACCCTTTGCCCAAAAAGGTGGGTGGTTGTTACAGTGGACCAGAGCGGAGCAACTTTACATCACcttactgtatgttttagttGTACATGACGGCTCATGTCAGTTACTGAAGATGACACAACATTCAAACTTTAACCAgagtttccctcagtgtattataagcctggcgggccaccaggctttactcatgcccccaccaggctaaacattgcttttttatttactttttatttgtatttttatacatgcttgcattttttaaagtttttgtagttggtgttcaggtgttaATCCTCCAATCTTTGAATAagacataattatcaagtgatattttcaaatttcctgtcaattttaaatgtttttttttaactcaaaaagaCAACAGGccactggatgaatgactgccctagcaccCAGCCACCGGGGTTAGCAAGATTTCTGGCGGAAAACCTGCCGTTAACCGTCTCTGAACTGTTCTGTTGGTCTGGAGTGCATTCAAAATCAGCATCAGAGCATGGCTAAGATATGTTGGATTTTATCAGTGGTGGCTAGATTTACCCACAAACACACCGTAGATAAAACTGGGAGTAAACCTAACACTTCATGTTAATAACGGCCTTTTAGCAGGACAACCTGCATCTACCCTAAAAGCTTCGTAGAGGTACAATGAAGGCGGGTGAAGAGTCGCTGCTTGCTGACAGACCCCATCACTCTCTGATCTGTAATGACTGTAGCATCTGCtccctgtgtgtgtttccatgtGCACGCGAGTTAGCATGTCCAGGTGTAGCCTTTATATATCTGTTGTTTCCATCTGCGAATCTTAGTCAAGGACTTTTTGTAAATGACTTCCCTGCAGGAAAACGGACAGGGCCGCGACTGCATCTTCACCGAGATTGTCTTGGAAAACAACTACACAGCCCTGAGGAACGCCCGGTACGACGG
It contains:
- the LOC102237749 gene encoding fibroblast growth factor 8 isoform X2, with translation MGAVPSRLGYLFLHLFVFCFYAQVTNQSPPNFTQHVSEQSKVTDRVSRRLIRIYQLYSRTSGKHVQVLPNKKINAMAEDGDAHAKLIVETDTFGSRVRIKGAETGLYICMNRKGKLIGKENGQGRDCIFTEIVLENNYTALRNARYDGWYMAFTRRGRPRRGSRTRQHQREVHFMKRLPKGQQPTHPGQHRPFDFIHYPFSQRTKRTRYSSRH
- the LOC102237749 gene encoding fibroblast growth factor 8 isoform X1, with protein sequence MSLCLFSRPGCSGEPSDQPSLLSCLNVQCDVIMPGWKRFLHLFVFCFYAQVTNQSPPNFTQHVSEQSKVTDRVSRRLIRIYQLYSRTSGKHVQVLPNKKINAMAEDGDAHAKLIVETDTFGSRVRIKGAETGLYICMNRKGKLIGKENGQGRDCIFTEIVLENNYTALRNARYDGWYMAFTRRGRPRRGSRTRQHQREVHFMKRLPKGQQPTHPGQHRPFDFIHYPFSQRTKRTRYSSRH